The proteins below are encoded in one region of Apium graveolens cultivar Ventura chromosome 4, ASM990537v1, whole genome shotgun sequence:
- the LOC141721620 gene encoding G-type lectin S-receptor-like serine/threonine-protein kinase At4g27290 isoform X2 encodes MKELTILLLCSCLLLIIAFSSAADSISANQTISDNGQTIVSARGEFEMGFFSIQGKPQNRYFGIWYKKISNGTVIWIANRVSPISNTSGVVRVSSRGIVVSTNQSADSIWTSNSSRSVKNPVAQLLDTGNLVFRDANEQQNIVWQSFDHPVDNFLPGMRFGYDLATGVDRYFLPWKSNDDPAPGNFIHRVDKNGYPQLLLWKGSVPWYRTGPWIGSRFSGIPVLKPNGIYTSRFVITETEVYYVFDLVNPSESSAITRLTLTPGGESTRYIWNRDKNDWTQYLTLQVSDCDRYGICGTNGVCNVNKSPRCECMEGFDPKSPEDWGQADWTDGCSRKVQLECGNGDGFMKYTGVKLPDTRWSWYNMSMNLEECADKCLKDCNCTAYSNTDIRDGGSGCLLWFGGLNDMRGYSDDGQDLYVRMPASELILAAILCLFLLYRIRRRRINREGPVQLNSINAATDREESQDFDLPLLDFVQIANATDNFSPSNKLGEGGFGAVYKGVLEEGQEVAVKRLSKDSRQGVNEFMNEVSCIAKLQHRNLVRLIACCIEEGERMLIYEYMPNKGLDSFIFDKEKCKSFDWPKRYNIINGIARGLLYLHQDSRLRIIHRDLKASNILLDYEMDPKISDFGLARIFGGSETQASTTRVVGTYGYMPPEYAIDGLFSTKSDVYSFGVLLLEIISGKKNRGFHHPDHNLNLVGHTWRSYNEDNLLDIADKVILDSSNEHEVFRVIEIGLLCVQEYPEDRPNMSSVVLMLSSKIALPTPKKPGFYSERRKPNDTTSSSTNHTSSSINGYSVSFFAPR; translated from the exons ATGAAAGAATTAACTATCCTTTTATTGTGCTCATGTTTACTCTTGATCATAGCTTTCTCTTCTGCAGCAGACAGTATATCTGCAAATCAAACCATAAGTGATAATGGACAAACGATTGTTTCAGCACGCGGAGAATTTGAAATGGGATTTTTCAGCATCCAAGGCAAACCGCAGAATCGATATTTTGGTATCTGGTACAAGAAAATATCAAACGGAACTGTTATATGGATTGCTAATAGAGTGTCTCCGATTTCTAATACTTCAGGCGTTGTAAGGGTCAGTAGCAGGGGAATTGTTGTCAGTACTAATCAGAGTGCTGACAGCATATGGACGTCGAATTCTTCGAGATCAGTAAAGAATCCAGTGGCTCAGCTGTTAGATACTGGGAACCTTGTTTTCCGGGATGCAAATGAGCAGCAAAATATCGTGTGGCAGAGTTTTGATCATCCGGTGGATAATTTTCTGCCAGGCATGAGATTTGGATATGATTTAGCAACTGGCGTAGACAGGTACTTTTTACCATGGAAAAGTAACGATGATCCGGCCCCTGGTAATTTTATTCATCGAGttgataaaaatggttatccgcaACTACTTCTGTGGAAAGGTTCAGTTCCTTGGTACAGAACTGGACCTTGGATTGGCTCGAGATTTAGCGGCATTCCTGTTCTGAAGCCTAATGGAATCTACACATCAAGATTTGTCATCACCGAGACGGAAGTCTATTATGTTTTCGATCTTGTCAATCCTTCTGAATCTAGTGCTATTACAAGGTTGACACTGACACCAGGCGGCGAATCAACTCGTTATATATGGAACAGAGATAAAAACGACTGGACACAATATCTGACCTTACAAGTGAGCGATTGTGATCGTTATGGAATTTGTGGAACAAATGGTGTTTGCAATGTTAACAAGTCTCCTAGATGTGAATGTATGGAAGGGTTTGATCCGAAAAGCCCAGAAGACTGGGGACAAGCAGATTGGACTGATGGTTGTTCGCGCAAAGTTCAACTAGAATGTGGGAATGGAGATGGTTTCATGAAGTATACTGGTGTAAAATTGCCAGACACGCGATGGTCATGGTATAACATGAGCATGAACCTTGAAGAATGCGCGGACAAGTGCTTGAAGGATTGCAATTGTACAGCTTATTCAAATACAGATATTCGAGATGGGGGAAGTGGATGCTTGTTATGGTTTGGTGGCTTGAATGATATGCGAGGCTACTCAGATGATGGACAAGATCTTTATGTAAGAATGCCTGCGTCTGAATTAA TACTGGCAGCTATACTTTGCCTCTTCCTGTTGTACAGAATCCGCAGAAGAAGAATTAACAGAGAAG GACCGGTGCAACTCAACTCAATTAATGCTGCTACTGACAGAGAGGAGAGCCAAGATTTTGATTTACCTTTGCTTGACTTCGTACAAATTGCAAACGCAACTGATAATTTCTCCCCTAGTAACAAGCTTGGTGAAGGAGGTTTTGGTGCTGTTTACAAG GGAGTGTTGGAAGAGGGACAAGAAGTAGCTGTAAAGAGGCTCTCAAAAGACTCAAGACAAGGAGTCAATGAGTTCATGAATGAAGTTTCATGCATTGCTAAACTTCAGCACCGGAATCTTGTCAGGCTTATTGCATGCTGCATTGAGGAAGGAGAAAGGATGTTGATCTATGAATATATGCCTAACAAAGGCTTAGATTCATTTATTTTTG ATAAAGAGAAGTGCAAATCATTTGATTGGCCAAAGCGCTACAATATTATAAATGGCATTGCAAGAGGGCTACTCTACCTGCACCAGGATTCAAGACTGAGGATCATTCATAGAGATCTCAAAGCCAGTAATATTTTACTTGACTATGAGATGGATCCGAAGATATCAGACTTTGGATTGGCAAGAATTTTCGGGGGTAGTGAAACTCAAGCCAGTACAACAAGAGTAGTGGGGACATA CGGATACATGCCCCCTGAGTACGCGATTGATGGATTGTTCTCGACTAAATCAGATGTCTACAGCTTTGGTGTTTTACTACTGGAGATAATAAGTGGGAAGAAAAACAGAGGTTTTCATCATCCAGATCACAATCTTAATCTTGTTGGTCAT ACATGGAGAAGCTACAATGAAGACAATCTTTTGGACATAGCTGATAAAGTGATCTTGGATTCAAGTAATGAACATGAAGTGTTTCGAGTGATTGAAATTGGTTTATTATGCGTGCAAGAATATCCAGAAGACAGGCCAAACATGTCATCAGTAGTTCTGATGCTGAGTAGTAAAATTGCATTGCCTACTCCAAAAAAGCCCGGATTTTACTCAGAGAGAAGAAAACCAAATGACACAACATCTTCATCAACCAACCATACATCTTCTAGCATCAATGGCTATAGTGTCTCGTTCTTTGCACCTAGATAG
- the LOC141721620 gene encoding G-type lectin S-receptor-like serine/threonine-protein kinase At4g27290 isoform X1, with protein MKELTILLLCSCLLLIIAFSSAADSISANQTISDNGQTIVSARGEFEMGFFSIQGKPQNRYFGIWYKKISNGTVIWIANRVSPISNTSGVVRVSSRGIVVSTNQSADSIWTSNSSRSVKNPVAQLLDTGNLVFRDANEQQNIVWQSFDHPVDNFLPGMRFGYDLATGVDRYFLPWKSNDDPAPGNFIHRVDKNGYPQLLLWKGSVPWYRTGPWIGSRFSGIPVLKPNGIYTSRFVITETEVYYVFDLVNPSESSAITRLTLTPGGESTRYIWNRDKNDWTQYLTLQVSDCDRYGICGTNGVCNVNKSPRCECMEGFDPKSPEDWGQADWTDGCSRKVQLECGNGDGFMKYTGVKLPDTRWSWYNMSMNLEECADKCLKDCNCTAYSNTDIRDGGSGCLLWFGGLNDMRGYSDDGQDLYVRMPASELKGNKNSRQKTRVWIILIPVFAVLAAILCLFLLYRIRRRRINREGPVQLNSINAATDREESQDFDLPLLDFVQIANATDNFSPSNKLGEGGFGAVYKGVLEEGQEVAVKRLSKDSRQGVNEFMNEVSCIAKLQHRNLVRLIACCIEEGERMLIYEYMPNKGLDSFIFDKEKCKSFDWPKRYNIINGIARGLLYLHQDSRLRIIHRDLKASNILLDYEMDPKISDFGLARIFGGSETQASTTRVVGTYGYMPPEYAIDGLFSTKSDVYSFGVLLLEIISGKKNRGFHHPDHNLNLVGHTWRSYNEDNLLDIADKVILDSSNEHEVFRVIEIGLLCVQEYPEDRPNMSSVVLMLSSKIALPTPKKPGFYSERRKPNDTTSSSTNHTSSSINGYSVSFFAPR; from the exons ATGAAAGAATTAACTATCCTTTTATTGTGCTCATGTTTACTCTTGATCATAGCTTTCTCTTCTGCAGCAGACAGTATATCTGCAAATCAAACCATAAGTGATAATGGACAAACGATTGTTTCAGCACGCGGAGAATTTGAAATGGGATTTTTCAGCATCCAAGGCAAACCGCAGAATCGATATTTTGGTATCTGGTACAAGAAAATATCAAACGGAACTGTTATATGGATTGCTAATAGAGTGTCTCCGATTTCTAATACTTCAGGCGTTGTAAGGGTCAGTAGCAGGGGAATTGTTGTCAGTACTAATCAGAGTGCTGACAGCATATGGACGTCGAATTCTTCGAGATCAGTAAAGAATCCAGTGGCTCAGCTGTTAGATACTGGGAACCTTGTTTTCCGGGATGCAAATGAGCAGCAAAATATCGTGTGGCAGAGTTTTGATCATCCGGTGGATAATTTTCTGCCAGGCATGAGATTTGGATATGATTTAGCAACTGGCGTAGACAGGTACTTTTTACCATGGAAAAGTAACGATGATCCGGCCCCTGGTAATTTTATTCATCGAGttgataaaaatggttatccgcaACTACTTCTGTGGAAAGGTTCAGTTCCTTGGTACAGAACTGGACCTTGGATTGGCTCGAGATTTAGCGGCATTCCTGTTCTGAAGCCTAATGGAATCTACACATCAAGATTTGTCATCACCGAGACGGAAGTCTATTATGTTTTCGATCTTGTCAATCCTTCTGAATCTAGTGCTATTACAAGGTTGACACTGACACCAGGCGGCGAATCAACTCGTTATATATGGAACAGAGATAAAAACGACTGGACACAATATCTGACCTTACAAGTGAGCGATTGTGATCGTTATGGAATTTGTGGAACAAATGGTGTTTGCAATGTTAACAAGTCTCCTAGATGTGAATGTATGGAAGGGTTTGATCCGAAAAGCCCAGAAGACTGGGGACAAGCAGATTGGACTGATGGTTGTTCGCGCAAAGTTCAACTAGAATGTGGGAATGGAGATGGTTTCATGAAGTATACTGGTGTAAAATTGCCAGACACGCGATGGTCATGGTATAACATGAGCATGAACCTTGAAGAATGCGCGGACAAGTGCTTGAAGGATTGCAATTGTACAGCTTATTCAAATACAGATATTCGAGATGGGGGAAGTGGATGCTTGTTATGGTTTGGTGGCTTGAATGATATGCGAGGCTACTCAGATGATGGACAAGATCTTTATGTAAGAATGCCTGCGTCTGAATTAA AGGGGAACAAAAATTCCAGACAAAAGACGCGTGTGTGGATCATATTGATTCCTGTTTTTGCAGTACTGGCAGCTATACTTTGCCTCTTCCTGTTGTACAGAATCCGCAGAAGAAGAATTAACAGAGAAG GACCGGTGCAACTCAACTCAATTAATGCTGCTACTGACAGAGAGGAGAGCCAAGATTTTGATTTACCTTTGCTTGACTTCGTACAAATTGCAAACGCAACTGATAATTTCTCCCCTAGTAACAAGCTTGGTGAAGGAGGTTTTGGTGCTGTTTACAAG GGAGTGTTGGAAGAGGGACAAGAAGTAGCTGTAAAGAGGCTCTCAAAAGACTCAAGACAAGGAGTCAATGAGTTCATGAATGAAGTTTCATGCATTGCTAAACTTCAGCACCGGAATCTTGTCAGGCTTATTGCATGCTGCATTGAGGAAGGAGAAAGGATGTTGATCTATGAATATATGCCTAACAAAGGCTTAGATTCATTTATTTTTG ATAAAGAGAAGTGCAAATCATTTGATTGGCCAAAGCGCTACAATATTATAAATGGCATTGCAAGAGGGCTACTCTACCTGCACCAGGATTCAAGACTGAGGATCATTCATAGAGATCTCAAAGCCAGTAATATTTTACTTGACTATGAGATGGATCCGAAGATATCAGACTTTGGATTGGCAAGAATTTTCGGGGGTAGTGAAACTCAAGCCAGTACAACAAGAGTAGTGGGGACATA CGGATACATGCCCCCTGAGTACGCGATTGATGGATTGTTCTCGACTAAATCAGATGTCTACAGCTTTGGTGTTTTACTACTGGAGATAATAAGTGGGAAGAAAAACAGAGGTTTTCATCATCCAGATCACAATCTTAATCTTGTTGGTCAT ACATGGAGAAGCTACAATGAAGACAATCTTTTGGACATAGCTGATAAAGTGATCTTGGATTCAAGTAATGAACATGAAGTGTTTCGAGTGATTGAAATTGGTTTATTATGCGTGCAAGAATATCCAGAAGACAGGCCAAACATGTCATCAGTAGTTCTGATGCTGAGTAGTAAAATTGCATTGCCTACTCCAAAAAAGCCCGGATTTTACTCAGAGAGAAGAAAACCAAATGACACAACATCTTCATCAACCAACCATACATCTTCTAGCATCAATGGCTATAGTGTCTCGTTCTTTGCACCTAGATAG